The Candidatus Koribacter versatilis Ellin345 genome has a segment encoding these proteins:
- a CDS encoding MFS transporter encodes MRPTRAMANPIFVSTQEQKLQATTLLMAIGVGVAVANIYYCQPLLGIMAQDLHVSERHTGWIATLTQVGTAIGMLLFVPLGDIAERRKLTVRMCVFVAFAALLTALAPSFSLLALFSFLLGLGSVIPHLILPFAAHLAPEGARGKVVAKVISGMLVGILLARTVAGFVGAAFGWRAIFFISAGLMLGLAIAFRELLPESHPSVQMHYFDLLRSVGSMVREHRGLRESAAIGALLFASFSAFWTTLVFFLAKPPYHYGARMAGGLGLLAAASAALAPIVGRMVDRRSPKLGISIAVITTLASYAVMIATGHWLIGLGLGVILLDVGVQTGHISNQTRIYNTFPHARSRANTVYMVSYFVGGAFGSALGNAGWHFFGWAGVCAAGAVVLLPALLIVRTMREEKMERVEETELSVA; translated from the coding sequence TTGCGTCCAACACGGGCGATGGCGAATCCAATCTTTGTGTCTACTCAGGAACAGAAACTACAGGCCACCACGCTGCTGATGGCAATCGGCGTCGGCGTGGCCGTCGCCAATATTTATTATTGCCAGCCGCTGCTCGGCATCATGGCGCAGGACCTGCACGTGAGTGAGCGCCATACCGGCTGGATCGCGACCCTTACGCAAGTCGGCACAGCTATCGGCATGCTGTTGTTCGTTCCTCTCGGCGACATTGCGGAGCGTCGCAAGCTCACAGTGCGCATGTGCGTGTTCGTGGCGTTCGCCGCACTGCTCACAGCGCTCGCGCCGAGCTTTTCCCTGTTGGCACTGTTCAGCTTTCTGCTGGGGCTCGGGTCCGTGATACCGCATCTAATCCTTCCATTCGCCGCGCACCTGGCGCCGGAAGGCGCACGCGGTAAAGTCGTCGCAAAGGTAATCAGTGGAATGCTCGTCGGCATCCTGCTGGCACGGACTGTTGCTGGATTCGTCGGCGCGGCATTCGGATGGCGCGCTATTTTTTTCATCTCCGCCGGGCTGATGCTCGGGCTCGCGATCGCTTTTCGCGAGTTGCTGCCAGAGAGCCACCCATCGGTACAGATGCACTACTTCGATCTTCTGCGCTCAGTAGGCAGCATGGTGCGGGAACATCGCGGGCTGCGCGAGTCGGCGGCGATCGGGGCTTTGCTATTCGCTTCGTTCAGCGCGTTCTGGACCACGCTGGTGTTCTTTCTCGCCAAGCCGCCGTATCACTATGGCGCGCGCATGGCCGGTGGACTTGGCTTGCTGGCTGCTGCCAGTGCGGCACTCGCGCCCATCGTGGGCCGCATGGTTGACCGTCGTTCACCGAAGCTTGGCATCTCGATCGCGGTCATCACAACACTTGCGTCTTATGCCGTGATGATCGCAACGGGGCACTGGCTGATCGGCCTGGGGCTCGGCGTCATTCTGCTCGACGTCGGCGTGCAGACGGGACACATCAGCAACCAGACGCGCATTTACAACACGTTCCCGCACGCACGCAGCCGAGCTAATACCGTCTACATGGTGAGCTATTTTGTCGGCGGCGCGTTCGGGTCCGCGCTGGGCAATGCCGGTTGGCATTTCTTCGGATGGGCGGGCGTTTGCGCCGCTGGCGCGGTCGTTCTGCTTCCAGCGCTTCTGATCGTACGCACCATGCGCGAAGAAAAAATGGAACGAGTGGAAGAGACAGAATTATCAGTGGCGTAA
- the polA gene encoding DNA polymerase I, producing MPAKKKSASSPADSTAPITEYKAQVPADDKKLGRVFLIDTFGFVFRAYHAMARQRPMSTKTGIPTSATYVFVNMLNKLRQDFAPEHIAAIMEGGKTFRDEEAAAVATINKFDIKTQTFQEIAYGGYKANRTEMPEDLTQQMPYIERALNAYRIPMISAEGFEADDVIGTLAKKAADGGYPVYIVSSDKDMMQLVTERVCILNPPKDNLICDPKKVEEILGVPPERVVDVMALRGDSIDNVPGAPGIGDKGSVQLIQRFGTVEAALDHAGEVESKRQRESLQQNRDAVLFSKRMVTIRTDIDMPFEPQAMRAQDPDYEACKALFAELEFNNLLKQFLTEGSEVGETDYADAKSTDEIKALLRDVNADHPLAVAIAHLDAPSLAAEEAEPEEDAPQLALAMAEPVATPQVTSVALSSREGAARAVELKGESGEVVRRALADPTVPKAVHDAKAAMHAGLPLESVEHDTMLYEYLLDPTYTTYRLPDVVLRRLNLKLAGTLPEAADMTHRLTTKLHKLVEDGGLMKVYEDIDRPLVTVLYAMEAAGVKLDCDVLAEMSTRLQRDADALARKIYGLSGQEFNINSPKQLGDVLFNKLNLPKPVKYGKGKTISTAVDVLEGLAGEHEVPKLVLEYRQFTKLKSTYVDALPNLCHAGTGRLHTTFAQAATSTGRLSSVNPNLQNIPIRTELGREIRAAFVAEKGNVLLAADYSQIELRLLAHFSQDRLLVDAYNNDRDIHALTASEVFGVPPMMIDAEHRRRAKAVNFGIVYGISPFGLSQQLGIDTKESKRYIESYFERYSGVREWLNSVLEQVRKDEKVSTLFGRIRPIPDIHSRNPNLRGFAERTATNTPLQGTAADLIKLAMIRIHRDLIERKLKTRMLLQVHDELVFEVPQAEVEEVRALVQDRMENVHPELTVPLKVDVGVGKNWRDMD from the coding sequence GTGCCCGCGAAGAAGAAATCTGCCAGCAGCCCCGCCGACTCCACTGCGCCCATAACCGAATACAAGGCGCAGGTTCCAGCCGACGATAAAAAGCTCGGCCGGGTTTTCCTGATCGATACCTTCGGCTTCGTCTTCCGCGCTTATCACGCCATGGCGCGGCAGCGTCCCATGTCCACGAAAACTGGCATCCCAACGAGCGCGACCTATGTGTTCGTCAACATGCTCAACAAGCTGCGCCAGGACTTCGCGCCCGAGCACATTGCGGCGATCATGGAGGGCGGCAAGACGTTTCGTGATGAAGAGGCCGCAGCGGTCGCGACGATCAATAAGTTCGACATCAAAACCCAGACCTTCCAGGAGATCGCATACGGCGGTTACAAGGCGAACCGCACCGAGATGCCAGAAGATCTCACCCAGCAGATGCCATACATCGAACGTGCGCTGAATGCCTATCGCATCCCGATGATCTCGGCCGAAGGCTTCGAGGCTGACGATGTGATCGGCACACTGGCGAAGAAGGCTGCGGATGGAGGCTACCCGGTTTATATCGTCTCCAGCGACAAGGACATGATGCAGCTCGTGACCGAACGCGTCTGCATTCTGAATCCGCCGAAAGACAACCTGATCTGCGATCCGAAGAAAGTGGAAGAGATCCTTGGCGTACCGCCCGAACGCGTGGTGGACGTGATGGCGCTGCGCGGCGACTCCATCGACAACGTCCCAGGCGCACCCGGAATCGGCGACAAAGGCTCAGTGCAATTGATCCAGCGCTTCGGCACCGTCGAGGCCGCACTCGATCATGCTGGCGAAGTCGAAAGCAAGCGCCAGCGCGAATCGTTGCAGCAGAACCGCGACGCCGTGCTCTTCAGCAAGCGCATGGTGACCATTCGTACCGACATCGATATGCCGTTCGAGCCTCAGGCAATGCGCGCGCAAGACCCGGATTACGAGGCTTGCAAGGCGCTCTTCGCGGAGCTCGAATTCAACAACCTGCTCAAGCAATTTCTGACCGAAGGCTCCGAAGTTGGCGAGACCGATTACGCCGATGCGAAGTCGACTGACGAAATCAAAGCGCTGCTGAGAGATGTAAACGCCGATCACCCGCTCGCGGTGGCAATCGCGCACCTCGATGCTCCATCACTGGCGGCAGAAGAAGCCGAGCCGGAGGAGGACGCACCGCAACTCGCGCTCGCGATGGCCGAACCTGTTGCTACACCGCAGGTCACGAGTGTCGCGCTATCCAGCAGAGAAGGTGCCGCCCGCGCCGTGGAATTGAAAGGCGAGTCCGGTGAAGTGGTTCGCCGCGCGCTCGCCGATCCAACGGTCCCCAAGGCCGTGCATGATGCGAAAGCCGCGATGCATGCGGGCCTGCCGCTCGAGTCGGTTGAGCACGACACCATGCTCTACGAATACCTGCTCGATCCGACGTACACAACCTACCGACTTCCCGATGTTGTGCTCCGCCGGTTGAACCTGAAGCTTGCTGGAACTCTGCCCGAAGCGGCGGACATGACCCATCGCCTCACGACCAAGCTGCACAAGCTGGTCGAAGATGGCGGGCTGATGAAGGTGTATGAGGACATCGATCGCCCGCTGGTTACGGTGCTCTATGCGATGGAAGCCGCCGGCGTGAAGCTTGACTGCGATGTGCTCGCCGAGATGTCGACGCGCCTGCAGAGAGATGCGGATGCGCTCGCTCGCAAGATCTACGGCCTCTCCGGACAGGAGTTCAACATCAACTCGCCGAAGCAACTCGGAGACGTGTTGTTCAATAAACTCAATCTGCCTAAGCCGGTGAAGTACGGGAAGGGCAAGACCATATCGACCGCCGTCGATGTATTAGAAGGGCTCGCCGGGGAACACGAAGTTCCGAAGCTGGTGCTCGAATATCGCCAGTTCACGAAGCTCAAATCAACCTACGTGGACGCGCTGCCGAATCTCTGCCACGCCGGCACCGGGCGCTTGCACACGACCTTCGCACAAGCGGCGACTTCCACTGGGCGTCTCTCTTCCGTCAATCCGAATTTGCAGAACATTCCCATCCGCACCGAGCTAGGCCGCGAGATTCGCGCTGCGTTCGTCGCCGAAAAAGGCAACGTGCTGCTTGCCGCGGATTATTCGCAAATCGAACTCCGACTCCTCGCACACTTCTCGCAAGACCGCCTGCTGGTGGACGCCTACAACAACGACCGCGACATTCATGCCCTAACCGCCAGCGAAGTTTTCGGTGTGCCGCCGATGATGATTGATGCCGAACATCGCCGCCGGGCGAAGGCCGTGAACTTCGGCATCGTCTATGGCATCTCGCCGTTCGGACTCTCGCAGCAACTCGGCATAGACACGAAAGAATCGAAGCGCTATATCGAGAGTTACTTCGAACGTTACAGCGGCGTTCGCGAGTGGCTCAACAGCGTGCTGGAGCAAGTTCGCAAGGACGAAAAAGTCAGCACACTCTTCGGTCGCATCCGGCCAATCCCCGACATCCACAGCCGCAATCCAAATCTCCGCGGTTTTGCCGAACGCACGGCGACGAACACACCGCTGCAGGGCACGGCAGCCGATCTCATCAAGCTGGCGATGATCCGCATTCACCGCGATCTCATCGAGCGCAAGTTGAAAACGCGCATGCTGCTCCAGGTGCATGACGAGCTCGTCTTCGAAGTTCCGCAGGCGGAAGTCGAAGAAGTGCGTGCGCTGGTTCAGGACCGAATGGAAAACGTGCATCCCGAGCTGACGGTGCCGCTGAAAGTGGATGTCGGCGTAGGAAAAAACTGGCGCGATATGGATTAA
- a CDS encoding ArnT family glycosyltransferase, which produces MASPAQTAPLQNSSFTHSLLFPAWCVAAVIFILHIVTAPYYGYFRDELYFIACSDHLAAGYVDFAPLAAWILKANRVIFGDSLYALRWLPGLAHAALVVLTGMLARELGGKRFAVLLSAIAVGFTPVILCDSTRYSMNPFEPLFWMSALYLLIRVINGGDERLLLGLGVACGLGVENKHSTIFFMAALLLALALTPQRRFFASKWFWGAVGITIALALPNLIWQIQHDYPTYVDLHNVKVMHKNVELPPLPWIKQQIVMLNQALALLWIPAIGFLLWHRDGKKYRVVGLTFLFFFLELMLMKGKDYYVAPIYPVMFAAGCVLWETLSEVRFRWIRRTLAVVTVVASLVAVPIVVPILPPEKANAYIRALAGDGQKTEVGMHSQLPQYFADEFGWPELVEKTAQLYHSLPPEEQAKTAILGGSYGDAGAIDFFGAKYGLPKSISAHQNYWYWGPRDYTGESVIILHWRRSSVEKHCSSVVEGPTLDHPWAMEEEHYTIWLCKGMKPGLQEFWPDLKNWN; this is translated from the coding sequence ATGGCTTCACCGGCGCAAACGGCCCCCTTGCAGAACTCCAGCTTCACGCATTCGCTTCTGTTTCCGGCATGGTGCGTTGCCGCCGTCATATTCATCCTGCACATCGTCACCGCGCCGTATTACGGATACTTCCGCGACGAACTCTATTTCATCGCGTGCAGCGATCACCTTGCCGCGGGCTACGTAGACTTCGCGCCACTCGCTGCGTGGATCCTCAAGGCCAACCGCGTCATCTTCGGAGATTCGCTCTATGCGTTGCGCTGGCTGCCGGGACTCGCGCACGCGGCGCTGGTCGTTCTTACCGGCATGCTCGCACGGGAGTTAGGCGGCAAGCGCTTTGCGGTGCTCCTGTCGGCAATTGCCGTCGGGTTCACGCCAGTGATCCTCTGCGATAGCACTCGCTATTCGATGAATCCCTTCGAGCCGCTCTTCTGGATGAGCGCACTCTACCTGCTGATTCGCGTTATCAACGGCGGGGATGAGCGTCTTCTACTCGGCCTCGGGGTGGCCTGCGGTCTCGGCGTGGAGAACAAACACTCGACCATCTTCTTCATGGCGGCCCTGCTGCTCGCGCTCGCGCTTACACCGCAGCGAAGGTTCTTCGCGAGCAAGTGGTTCTGGGGTGCAGTCGGAATCACGATCGCTCTGGCGCTTCCCAACTTGATCTGGCAAATCCAGCACGACTATCCGACGTACGTTGATCTGCACAACGTGAAGGTCATGCACAAGAACGTTGAATTGCCGCCACTGCCGTGGATCAAGCAGCAGATCGTGATGTTGAACCAGGCCCTCGCACTGCTGTGGATCCCGGCGATCGGGTTCCTGCTCTGGCATCGCGATGGGAAAAAGTATCGCGTGGTCGGCCTGACCTTTCTCTTCTTCTTTCTCGAACTCATGCTGATGAAGGGCAAGGATTACTATGTCGCGCCCATCTATCCGGTGATGTTTGCTGCAGGCTGCGTGCTGTGGGAGACATTGTCGGAGGTGCGTTTCCGTTGGATACGGCGGACGCTGGCGGTCGTGACCGTAGTCGCAAGCCTAGTCGCCGTCCCGATCGTTGTACCTATACTTCCGCCGGAGAAAGCCAACGCGTATATTCGCGCCCTCGCTGGGGACGGCCAGAAGACGGAAGTCGGTATGCACTCGCAGCTTCCGCAATATTTCGCCGACGAATTCGGCTGGCCTGAACTGGTTGAAAAGACCGCGCAGCTTTATCATTCGCTCCCGCCAGAAGAGCAGGCCAAGACCGCGATTCTCGGCGGAAGTTATGGTGACGCCGGCGCTATCGATTTCTTCGGCGCGAAATATGGGCTGCCGAAATCCATCAGCGCGCACCAGAACTACTGGTACTGGGGTCCGCGAGACTATACCGGCGAGTCGGTGATCATCCTGCACTGGCGGCGCTCCTCGGTTGAGAAGCACTGCTCCTCGGTCGTGGAAGGGCCGACGCTCGATCATCCCTGGGCGATGGAAGAGGAGCACTACACGATCTGGCTCTGCAAAGGCATGAAGCCAGGATTGCAGGAGTTCTGGCCCGACCTGAAAAACTGGAACTAG
- the queA gene encoding tRNA preQ1(34) S-adenosylmethionine ribosyltransferase-isomerase QueA, whose translation MLVSDFDYLLPPELIAQHPLADRSATRMMHVRRYGGPEIDNLQFRSFPDLLSPDDLVVFNNTRVLPARLFGRRSGSRAQTLSPQNPASREFLTGRVEVLLTRQIQADPPVWQALVRPGRKLGVGEKIFFGEDAEHPELTAEILERGEFGERTLRFTGDFWGTVNRIGHIPLPPYIDRPDTAEDREQYQTIFARELGSVAAPTAGLHFTREILDRIAARGIETAELTLHVGLGTFQPLRHENVEENHLHLERYSISADAAEKLNRARREGRRIVAVGTTIVRTLEFAAQQSKEFGEQSGDANIFIYPGYEFRVVGGMLTNFHLPKSSLLMLVSAFAGTSRALRAYNHAVAERYRFFSYGDCMFIE comes from the coding sequence GTGCTTGTCTCGGACTTCGACTACCTACTGCCGCCGGAGTTGATCGCGCAACATCCCTTGGCCGATCGCTCGGCTACGCGCATGATGCACGTGCGCAGGTACGGGGGCCCTGAGATCGACAACCTACAATTTCGCAGTTTTCCGGACCTGCTCAGCCCCGACGACCTCGTGGTCTTCAATAACACTCGTGTGCTACCGGCGCGGCTGTTCGGTCGCCGTAGCGGCAGCCGTGCGCAGACGCTCAGCCCGCAAAATCCTGCCAGCCGCGAGTTTCTTACCGGACGCGTCGAAGTCCTGCTCACGCGGCAGATCCAAGCCGATCCGCCGGTTTGGCAGGCGCTGGTGCGACCAGGACGGAAACTTGGCGTCGGAGAAAAGATTTTTTTTGGCGAGGATGCAGAACACCCGGAACTTACGGCGGAGATCCTCGAACGCGGGGAATTCGGGGAACGCACGCTGCGTTTTACCGGAGACTTCTGGGGGACGGTGAATCGGATCGGCCACATCCCGCTGCCGCCTTACATTGATCGACCGGACACCGCCGAAGACCGCGAGCAGTACCAGACGATCTTCGCTCGCGAACTTGGTTCCGTCGCCGCCCCGACGGCAGGCCTCCACTTTACCCGCGAGATTCTCGACCGGATCGCGGCGCGCGGGATCGAGACCGCAGAACTAACTTTGCATGTAGGGCTCGGCACGTTTCAGCCGTTGCGGCATGAGAACGTGGAAGAGAACCATCTGCACCTGGAGCGCTACAGCATTTCTGCCGATGCGGCGGAGAAGCTGAATCGTGCCCGGCGCGAAGGGCGGCGGATTGTCGCGGTTGGAACGACGATTGTGCGCACATTGGAATTCGCGGCACAGCAGAGCAAGGAATTCGGCGAGCAGAGCGGCGATGCCAATATCTTCATCTATCCCGGGTACGAGTTCCGCGTAGTTGGGGGAATGCTGACGAATTTTCATCTGCCAAAGTCGAGTTTGCTGATGCTGGTGAGTGCGTTTGCAGGAACCAGTCGCGCGCTGCGGGCGTATAACCATGCAGTGGCGGAGCGGTACCGCTTTTTCTCATACGGCGATTGCATGTTTATCGAGTAA
- a CDS encoding class II aldolase/adducin family protein, producing the protein MKSLETQKLEIVKIGQWLHTKGFVAAMDGNVSVRLSGDTVLCTPTCISKGMMEPDDLVLVDMQGKRIEGHREVSSEIQMHLLIYRMRPDVRGVVHAHPPTATGFASAGMTLDSALASEIVVALGAVPLANYGTPGTPELLEALEPFVPDHQAILMANHGAVTYAEDVLHAYMHMETVEHFAKISLVTHLLGRQELLSNENMDKLRVVRQKYLAMQAVANE; encoded by the coding sequence ATGAAAAGCCTCGAAACGCAGAAGCTCGAAATCGTGAAGATTGGGCAGTGGCTACACACGAAGGGGTTCGTGGCAGCCATGGATGGCAACGTCTCCGTTCGCCTGAGTGGAGACACGGTCCTGTGCACTCCCACGTGTATCAGTAAAGGCATGATGGAGCCGGACGACCTCGTGCTGGTTGATATGCAGGGAAAGCGCATAGAGGGCCATCGCGAAGTCTCGAGCGAGATCCAGATGCACCTCCTGATCTACCGCATGCGTCCCGATGTTCGCGGAGTGGTACATGCACATCCGCCAACGGCGACGGGCTTCGCATCCGCCGGCATGACACTAGATTCAGCGCTGGCTTCGGAGATCGTCGTCGCACTCGGCGCGGTCCCGCTAGCAAACTATGGCACGCCCGGAACACCGGAACTCCTTGAGGCACTGGAGCCCTTCGTCCCTGATCACCAAGCGATCCTGATGGCCAACCACGGCGCCGTGACTTACGCGGAAGACGTGCTGCACGCCTACATGCACATGGAAACCGTGGAGCACTTCGCGAAGATTTCGCTCGTCACGCACTTGCTCGGACGCCAAGAGCTGCTCAGCAACGAAAATATGGACAAGCTGCGCGTCGTGCGTCAGAAGTATTTGGCAATGCAGGCAGTGGCGAACGAATAA
- a CDS encoding TonB-dependent receptor, whose protein sequence is MRRLLLSCCLLFPAALFAGELTIHVVDPDQRPVVNANVALYSSNHSEVRTTGADGAAHFSNVSDGSYNVQVLAPGFAKAEQPVQLPERSDSTVALSVENAAESVVVTATSSPVSEAESGSAVSTLDAQQLTLKQATAASDALRFMPGVLVTATGQRGSLTTVNVRGGESRYNHVIVDGVPVNEPGGQFDFGVVPTAQMDRIEVVRGSDSAVYGSDAMSSVVQMFSATGTTRTPEFRFGADGGNFGTAHGFLSIAGAWRRFDYNLFGDQFNTNGQGLNNAYSNGLEGLNLGYRVNQRAQLRFRLRHANSWSGTSNEWWFNGDAALPADSDQYARQTNFLADLDLTIAGPGAWQHRFSGFEYNHDRRNVDSFVDPGRPADFDQPFDSAALYNRAGFDWQSDYSPRSWTRTSIGYHFEKENGNITSNYSFFGFPEYSVTIGQRNNQAVFGQQMLLWKRFSLLAGLRWEHNESFGDKAIPRAALSFVVLRGGEIFSGTRLRGSYSTGVVEPSFEETFGISGTFPTLPNPDLKPEQARSFEAGLEQGFLANKVSLYAAYYNSIYRDQIQFYFDPITFNSQYRNINRALAHGAEVDIQARLNKSLSVSANYTYTSSQILSALPCDPAAGCDPRLFGEGSPLLHRPRHFGNLMLSYSRSRWGAQLAGVAVGRRADDDFGLAPAPISYAAGYARFDASGYYTVSTHVTAYVNMENLLNHYYNEVVGYPSLGFNFRAGLRFRFGGE, encoded by the coding sequence TTGCGCCGTCTGCTCTTATCTTGCTGCCTACTTTTTCCGGCAGCGCTTTTCGCCGGTGAACTCACTATCCATGTGGTTGACCCCGACCAGCGTCCGGTCGTGAATGCCAACGTCGCGCTTTATTCCAGCAATCATTCCGAGGTCCGCACTACCGGCGCTGACGGTGCTGCGCATTTCTCAAACGTGAGCGATGGCAGTTATAACGTGCAGGTGCTCGCGCCGGGGTTCGCCAAAGCCGAACAACCGGTCCAACTTCCTGAACGCAGCGATTCCACTGTTGCACTTTCTGTCGAAAACGCCGCCGAGAGCGTGGTAGTAACGGCTACGTCCAGCCCCGTATCGGAAGCTGAGTCTGGCTCCGCGGTTTCCACTCTGGACGCCCAACAACTCACGCTGAAGCAGGCTACCGCCGCCAGCGATGCACTGCGCTTTATGCCCGGCGTACTCGTTACCGCCACCGGCCAGCGCGGATCGTTGACGACGGTCAACGTGCGCGGTGGAGAGTCGCGCTATAACCACGTAATTGTGGATGGCGTTCCGGTGAACGAACCCGGTGGCCAGTTCGACTTCGGCGTTGTGCCGACGGCTCAAATGGACCGCATCGAGGTGGTTCGCGGCTCCGACAGCGCGGTTTATGGCTCGGACGCGATGAGCAGCGTGGTGCAGATGTTCAGCGCCACCGGAACCACGCGGACCCCTGAGTTTCGCTTCGGCGCCGACGGCGGCAACTTCGGCACGGCACACGGATTTCTCTCCATTGCCGGCGCGTGGCGGCGTTTCGATTACAACCTTTTCGGCGATCAGTTCAATACCAACGGCCAGGGACTCAACAACGCCTATTCCAACGGCCTCGAAGGTTTGAATCTTGGCTATCGCGTGAATCAAAGGGCGCAGCTGCGCTTCCGGCTGCGTCATGCGAACAGCTGGAGCGGTACCTCGAACGAGTGGTGGTTTAACGGGGACGCTGCCCTACCGGCGGATTCCGATCAATACGCGCGACAGACGAATTTTCTCGCCGATCTCGATCTCACCATCGCGGGTCCCGGCGCATGGCAGCACCGCTTCAGCGGCTTTGAGTACAACCACGACCGGCGCAATGTGGACAGTTTCGTTGATCCCGGCCGTCCAGCAGATTTCGATCAGCCCTTCGATTCGGCGGCGCTTTACAACCGCGCAGGCTTTGATTGGCAGTCGGACTATTCTCCACGCAGTTGGACGCGGACTTCGATCGGCTATCACTTCGAAAAAGAGAACGGGAATATAACCAGCAACTACTCGTTCTTCGGATTCCCTGAGTACAGCGTCACAATTGGGCAGCGTAACAACCAGGCTGTGTTTGGCCAGCAGATGCTGCTCTGGAAGCGCTTCAGCCTGCTCGCTGGCCTGCGCTGGGAGCACAACGAGAGCTTCGGCGATAAAGCGATTCCGCGCGCTGCCCTTAGCTTTGTTGTGTTGCGCGGCGGCGAGATTTTCAGCGGCACGCGTCTTCGCGGTTCTTATAGTACCGGCGTGGTAGAACCGAGTTTCGAAGAGACTTTCGGCATCTCGGGTACGTTTCCCACGCTGCCGAATCCGGACCTGAAGCCCGAGCAGGCACGCTCGTTTGAGGCCGGATTGGAGCAAGGTTTCCTGGCGAACAAGGTCTCGCTCTACGCGGCCTACTACAACAGCATTTACCGCGACCAGATCCAGTTCTACTTTGACCCAATCACGTTCAACAGCCAATACCGCAACATCAATCGCGCCCTGGCACACGGTGCGGAAGTCGACATTCAAGCGCGCCTGAACAAGAGCCTCTCAGTCAGCGCGAACTACACGTATACGTCGTCGCAGATCCTGAGTGCCCTGCCGTGCGATCCGGCGGCAGGATGCGATCCGCGTCTCTTTGGCGAAGGCAGCCCGCTGCTACATCGACCACGGCACTTCGGCAACTTGATGCTGAGCTATTCGCGTAGCCGCTGGGGTGCGCAACTCGCGGGTGTGGCTGTGGGGCGTCGTGCCGACGACGATTTTGGCCTTGCTCCCGCACCCATTTCCTACGCTGCGGGTTATGCGCGCTTCGACGCTTCAGGCTATTACACGGTGAGTACGCACGTGACTGCCTACGTGAATATGGAGAACCTGCTGAACCACTACTACAACGAAGTTGTCGGGTATCCGTCGCTGGGCTTCAACTTCCGCGCGGGATTACGCTTCCGCTTCGGTGGCGAATAG